In Xenopus laevis strain J_2021 chromosome 2S, Xenopus_laevis_v10.1, whole genome shotgun sequence, a genomic segment contains:
- the gpr182.S gene encoding G-protein coupled receptor 182, producing MAEEFSVHQDEHNFEDSYDYIHNWTDLEYFLNQTFSTCDVDLNENVKQVLLFILYLIIFVGGLAGNLLVLWVNWQSRRSKSSINLYIFNMAVADLGVVFTLPFWMLETMLEYTWLWGGFLCKFTHYFYFANMYSSIFFLMALSVDRYLTLVSSSVFWRQNQQRIRRALCIGIWVLAAILPLPEVVHMKLMDAVEPVCVFMAPLESYDEWAIAVSLLTVIIGFLIPFSIILVFNLMTAYYIRCSGRPESRKHCCLIYAYILTFLFSWLPYHVILFVLTLHGSYIFLHCQLVHILYFFYEVIDCISLLHCVVNPILYNFFSKDFKGKFINAVVKYIPKEKITVDGKEERSTSTTDHSIVITKEGAQPTNHMHPLPIP from the coding sequence ATGGCTGAAGAATTTAGTGTGCACCAAGATGAGCATAACTTTGAAGACAGCTATGATTACATCCACAACTGGACAGACCTTGAGTACTTTCTCAATCAGACATTTTCAACATGTGATGttgatttgaatgaaaatgtaaagCAGGTCCTCTTGTTTATACTTTATCTCATAATATTTGTTGGGGGTTTGGCTGGAAACCTCCTTGTATTATGGGTCAACTGGCAGTCACGAAGAAGCAAGAGTTCAATCAATCTCTATATTTTCAACATGGCAGTGGCAGACCTTGGAGTGGTCTTTACCTTACCTTTTTGGATGTTAGAAACCATGCTGGAATATACTTGGCTATGGGGTGGCTTCCTATGCAAATTTACTCACTACTTTTATTTCGCCAACATGTacagcagcatttttttcctgATGGCTTTAAGTGTCGACCGTTACTTGACTCTAGTGTCCTCTTCAGTTTTCTGGAGGCAAAATCAGCAAAGGATACGCCGGGCTCTTTGTATTGGGATCTGGGTACTAGCCGCCATATTACCTTTACCAGAGGTGGTTCATATGAAGCTGATGGATGCAGTAGAACCTGTCTGTGTTTTCATGGCACCACTTGAGTCCTATGATGAATGGGCTATAGCTGTGAGTCTACTGACTGTTATTATAGGGTTTCTGATTCCCTTCTCTATAATCCTTGTTTTTAACCTAATGACTGCCTATTACATTCGCTGTTCTGGAAGACCTGAAAGTCGAAAGCACTGTTGTCTCATCTACGCTTATATACTGACGTTCCTGTTCAGTTGGCTTCCATATCACGTGATATTGTTTGTATTAACACTCCATGGGAGCTACATATTCCTTCACTGCCAGCTGGTCCATATTCTCTATTTTTTCTATGAGGTGATTGACTGCATCTCGTTGCTACACTGTGTGGTAAACCCAATCCTCTACAACTTCTTCAGTAAGGACTTCAAAGGCAAGTTCATAAATGCGGTGGTTAAGTATATTCCCAAGGAAAAGATAACCGTTGATGGAAAAGAAGAGCGATCCACTTCAACCACTGACCATTCAATAGTAATTACCAAAGAGGGAGCTCAACCGACCAATCATATGCACCCACTCCCTATACCATGA